ACTTACCACGATTTCGTCCGCGCTGCTCACTACGTGCTCGTTGGTTAGGATATAGCCGTCTTTAGAAATGATAAACCCAGACCCCAGCCCCTGTACGGTCTGAGACTGCGGTTGAGTCCGGAGCCGCCGCCCATAGAACTGACGAAAAAAAGGGTCCGTGAAGAAAGGGTTTTGATTGATACTGATGTTTTCAGTGGTGTTTATGGTGACGACCGCCGGACTAACCCGTGCCACTATCTCGGGAATCACAGAGGAATCCGTAACGGCTGCCGATGACGCAGCAGCTGCCCTCGTTCCTGAAGCAACTTCAACCGGGTTCGATATGACTCCTGAGCTTGACAAGAAGGCTAACATAGTTAAAGCGCCTAAAATAAAGTATGCTGCTTCCCTTACTCTGAATAGAATTCTTGACTTCCCCATACTTCGCACCTCCATCATCCGCTTTTACCCTAAAATAACTCACCGAAGTAGCCGTAGTCGCCGCCTCGAACCGCATCTATTACTGCCCGCGGCGATCAGGGCCTAAAGAGTCGCTCATGGTCAGGACAATACCGGTTTACAGGCTGCAATTCCAAAAATGCGCCACCATAAGTTCAGTCCACAAGTAAAACTTACACAGCGCTTCCAAACTTCTTCACTCCCCTGCTAAGTTCCCTCTTACCAACATATCCTATTTCTGTTGCCATTCTGTGAACAAACTTCAACGAAAATCCGAACTGTCTGAGATAAACAGTTATCGCTCCCAACGCTCCCAACAACACAGACTTTCTTTCCTGCATTGCAGTCTGAAGTTATAATACGTGGCATAAGGCGGTGATGTTAGGTACTTGGGTTCTACTCCACTTATTATCAATCTCAACAAGCACTGCTCCAATTCTGCCTTAGAGACGTTTCGTTCGCAGTTGCTCAGTGGCCTGGGCATCCAATACCTGGTTTAACACCCTTTAGATGAGTTTTGCCATACCTGCCTCCTTTATGTGATATGGGCTCAACTTTCGGAGGTAGCCTTTTTCGTTAAGGCATACGTGACTGGAGGAATCTGCTTAGAGACGGGGAATTATATAAATCAAAATCTATGCCAGCCGGGAACTGCGATAACTTCGGGGTGATGTTTTGAAGAACAATCCGAAAAGGCTTTGGATGGGTCTTGCTAACAATTTGCATGACAAACCGCACGTTGGGATTCTCGGCGTACCTTACGACGGCATAGTATCTTCCCGAGTTAAACGCTAGAGTGCAGGCAAGTACACGGCTCGCACGCTAGGTGCCTCCGCCGGAAATTCATTGAAGGTGCTGCGCTTTTTCCTGAATGATAAAGGCTTGCCAGGGGCATAATCCGGCTAAGTGACATGGCTTTCAGCCTGTTAATCCTCCCCTTCCGGAACGAGTGTGAGAAAGATACTTACCAAGCGTGGGTCGAACTGGGTTCCGGCGCCCTGTTTTAGATTATTCAAGGCCTCTTGATGGGTAAGTGCTGGACGATATGGCCGCTGACACGTCATAGCGTCGTACGCATCTACTATGGAGAGTATACGGCTCAATAGGTGTATGTCCTCCCCAGCTAACCGCTGCGGATACCCTGTTCCATCCCAACGTTCGTGGTGTTGGAGAATGTAAGGCGCTATGCGGGCCAATTCCCCGGAGGAGAGTGCTATGCGGTATCCGGTCTCGGGATGACGCTGAACCACCTTCATCTCCTCCTCAGTCAAAGGCCCTGGCTTACATAAAACGTCATCGGGAACGCCCAGTTTCCCAACGTCGTGCATCTCAACCAAAAGCCGAAGGCTGTCCATCTCTTCCTGGCAAAGCCCGACGGCATTCCCCAGGCTGCAAGCCAGTTCCTTCATGCGCTCCATATTATGAAAATCCTTTCCGGCCAAGGCAGTTTTCAGAGCGCTAATGGTCGCAGCCCGCAGGTCTCTGCCGTTTGCAAGTTTGTTGAGATACATGGCGTCGTCTGCTTCCTTATACAACTGACGTAGGGGACGGGAACCGTCTTCCGCTGTTGCCGATCCTACAGAAATACTCAGAGGAAAATCGGAATGCTTGGTATTATCTGTATCTACGGCCATCTTGATCCGTCTCATGACCTTCTCTGCCGTTTTCTTGTCCGCTCCCGGCAGAATAACGGCAAACTCGTCGCCTCCCACCCTGGCTACTATATCCGAAGCGCGAACACAGCCCTTAATCACAGAGGCGGCCCGTCGGAGCAGCTCGTCTCCCCGGTCGTGCCCCCATGCATCGTTAACCAGCTTGAGCCCATCTAAGTCGCAGATAATGAGACTTACCGGATAAAAGCGACCCCTCTCCAAACACAACAACTGCTCTTCAAAAAAGTTTCGATTATAAAGGCCTGTCAAAGCATCGCGCGTGCTCAAGCGTTTCAGTTCCTCTTCCATAAGCTTGCGCTCGCCGATATCCCGAATGCACTGAACAGCCCCCAATACGCGCCCATCATCGCCATAAATAGGGGCAGCCAGGGTCCAAAAATACAGCCCTTTGCCCTCACGTGCATGCGGGGCAAAACCTTCCCCGACTACAATGTGTCCTTTTCGGGTGAGTTTTTCGTAACTTTCCGTCCAGCTGTTACCTTTGCCTAAGGCAATATCTACAAGTATCGGCCTCCTCTCACCAAAAAAAGGAACCGCGTAAACATAGTCACCTCGACCTAAAACCTCTTCGGCCTTAACTCCAGTCATGTCTTCCATTGCCCTGTTCCATACCAGTACTTTACCATCGGCAGCCACGGCCAGGGTCGCGTCAGGCAGAGAATCGACCAACCTTTGGAGAAACTCCAGTTTACTGTCCAGGGTATTGTCTTCACCACAGTCCCTCAACCCCTGCGGATAGCCTTCCTTACCAACGCCAGGGATGGGTATTGTCTTCACCACAGTCCCTCAACCTCACCGCCCCCGTCACCTCAGTGATGGAACTGCTTTATACGTCACTTCCGCTTCGACAGCTGTTAATCTTCCCGAGTCCAGCATGACTTTACAGTCCTGAAGTCTATTTCTTGCATTTCTATGCTTATGCGCCAAATCCTGCCTCATTCTGTGAAATTTTTACTGAGATCGGCGCCCTGCAGCTCACGTAGCATTCAGCAGAGTAGGTCGTAGCCATCATTTGGAGACAATCTCCTCAATCCTTACTTTTGTTCGACAGAAATAACTGGCAGAAGGTCGGACAGTCACGAAACCGCAGGGATCAAACATGAGGCGGGTTACCCCGCCCTTAAGCTATTGCCAGCATTGTACGCATCACTTCCATATGAAATCCTTCGCCGGCAATTCAATCCCTTTTTGATGCTTCTACAGCAAAAGCTTTACTCATACCTGTGATCTTCTTGTATAAAGGAACGGATGAGCTTCTTCCCTGTTCGAGAATCCCTCACTCGAACTTGTGGTATTCTTGCAGTGATTTAGGCGGTTTCGGCGACACCAGGCTCTCTCTGTAAGCAGCAATGCCCTTCGAGCCGGCCAGAGCCGCCGCCATAGTCGTGATATACGTGACCTTGTTCTTGATGGCCGCCTTGCGGATGTAAGAGTCATCCTGTTTGCTCCGCTTGGTAGCCGGGGTGTTGATCACCAGCTGAATTTCTTTGTTGGTTATGACATCGAGAACATTCGGCCTGCCTTCAGCCAGTTTCTTGATATACTCGCACGGTACCCCGTGCTCCTGCAGGTACTTGTAAGTACCGGCAGTAGCCCTGATCCTGAAGCCCAGCTTGACGAATTCCCTCGCGACTTCCAGAGCTGCTGGTTTGTCTCGGTCATTGACGCTGATAAACACGGTTCCTTCGGTAGGCAGCGGGGAAAGTGTCGCTTCTTGGGCTTTAAAGTAGGCGAGCTCGAAAGAATCAGCCAGCCCCAGCACTTCCCCGGTAGACCGCATCTCCGGACCAAGTATTGGGTCCACTTCGGGGAACATGTTGAAGGGAAAAACCGCTTCCTTGACCCCGAAATGGTTCAACCGGTTGCGTTTCAGACTTTCGATGGGGAACTCTTTGCCGGCCGCATGGGTCATCATGATCTCGGTAGCAATCTTGGCCATGGGTATGTTGCACACCTTTGAAACTAAAGGCACGGTGCGGGAAGCCCTCGGGTTGGCTTCAAGCACGTACACCTTGTCCTCGGCTATGGCATACTGGATGTTCATAAGACCGACGACGCCTAGCTCGCGGGCAATCTTTTTCGTGTAATCCTCGATGGTAGCGAGGTGCCGTTCCGGGATAGTGACCGGCGGGATGACGCACGCCGAATCCCCGGAATGAATACCGGCCAGTTCGATGTGCTCCATAACTGCCGGCACAAAGGCGTCTTTCCCATTGGCAATGGCGTCGGCCTCGGCTTCAACCGCATTGCTCAAAAACTTATCGATCAAAATCGGTCTTTCCGGGGTCACACCCACTGCGGCCGTCACGTACTGGCGCAGCATCTCTTCATCATATACGATCTCCATACCCCTGCCGCCCAGAACGTAGGAAGGCCGAACCATTAAAGGATAACCTATGCGGGCGGCTACTTCTAAAGCCTCTTCCAGGTTGGCCGCCATCCCCGCTTCCGGCATCGGTATGCCTAAGCTTTCCATCATCCGGCGGAAACGATCACGGTCCTCTGCCAGGTCTATAGTGTCGGGAGTGGTTCCTAAAATCCTAACCCCCGCTGCAGCCAGCTCCTGAGCTATGTTCAGAGGTGTCTGCCCTCCGAACTGCACAATTATGCCGATGGGTTTTTCTTTTTCGTAAATACTCAGGACATCCTCCACAGTCACCGGTTCGAAATACAGCTTGTCGGAGGTGTCATAGTCGGTGGAAACCGTTTCGGGGTTACAGTTCACCATCACCGTCTCGTAGCCCAGCTCCTTCAGAGCGAAGACCGAGTGCACGCAGCAGTAGTCGAACTCTATTCCTTGACCGATGCGGTTAGGACCACCGCCCAGGATCATGACCTTGGGCCGGCTACTGGTAGTAGTGCTGTCCGGCGCGTTGTAAGTCGAAAAGTAGTAAGCTGCATTTTCAACCCCGCTCACCGGTATAGCCTCCCAGGACTGCGACAGCCCCAATGCTAGTCGGCGCTCTCGGATCTCAGTCTCACCGACTCCGAGCAACATGGCCAGGTACTTATCGGAAAACCCGTCTCTCTTGGCCTTTATGAAGAGCTCGTCCGGCAGGTGACTCCCCTCGTATTTCAGAATCTCCTCTTCTAGCTCTACCAGTTCTTTCATCTGTTGTATGAACCACGGCTTAATATGGGTAAGGCGGTACAGCTCTTCAATGTCAGCGCCTTTGCGCAGGGCTTCGTACATTATGAACTGGCGCTCGCTCGTCGGTTCCGCCAGCATCGCCAGCAAATCTTCCAGCGGCCTCTCGTGGAAATCCTTCGCAAACCCGAGGCCGTAGCGGTTAATCTCGAGCGAACGAATCGCTTTTTGGAGGGCTTCCTTGTAGGTCTTGCCTATGCTCATGACCTCGCCCACGGCTTTCATCTGGGTTCCGAGTTTATCTATCGCCCCGGGGAACTTCTCGAAAGCCCAGCGGGCGAACTTGACTACCACATAGTCGCCCGAAGGGGTGTACTTCTCAAGCGTTCCATCTCTCCAATAGGGAATTTCATCGAGAGTCAGCCCTGCCGCCAGCAGGCAGGATACGAAAGCGATAGGAAAACCAGTGGCCTTCGAAGCCAGTGCCGAGGAACGGGAGGTGCGGGGGTTGATCTCGATGATAACCACCCGCCCGGTCTTCGGGTCGTGGGCGAACTGGATGTTGGTTCCTCCTATGACCCCGATGGCCTCTACTACCCGGTATGCATATTCCTGCAAACGTTCCTGCAGTTCCGGGCTTATCGTAAGCATGGGGGCCACACAGAACGAATCCCCGGTGTGCACCCCCATCGCATCCACATTCTCAATGAAACAGACGGTTATCTTTTGGTTCTTCGCATCCCTTACAACCTCTAGCTCCAGTTCTTCCCAACCCAACACGGATTCTTCTACCAGGACCTGTCCCACTAAGCTTGCGGCAAGCCCCCGGCTTACGACGGTCCGCAATTCCTCTAAGTTGTATACCAGGCCGCCGCCGGTTCCTCCCAGAGTATAAGCCGGGCGTATCACCACCGGATAGCCCAGTTCTTTGGCGATTTCTTCTGCTTCTTCTACGCTGTAAGCTGCCTGGCTGCGCGGCATCTCTATGCCCAAACGTTCCATGGTTTCTTTAAAAACAGTACGGTCCTCGCCTTTTTCTATAGCATCCACCTGAACCCCGATAACCTTAACCCCGTATTTGTCCAGAACACCTTGCTTGTGAAGTTCGGATACCAGGTTCAACCCCGACTGACCCCCGAGGTTGGGAAGCACGGCATCCGGCCTCTCCTTGGCTATGATGGCAGCGAGGGATTTTACGGTGAGGGGCTCGATGTAGGTTGTGTCTGCTATGCCGGGATCGGTCATTATAGTCGCGGGGTTAGAGTTGACCAAAACTATCTCGTACCCCAGCTTCTTAAGCGCCTTGCAGGCCTGGGTTCCTGAGTAATCGAACTCGCAGGCCTGTCCGATTACTATCGGGCCTGACCCGATAATCAGTACCTTGTTGATGTCTGTCCTCTTGGGCACGCGATCATCCTCCATTGAGCCGGTGTTACCCGGCTTTTATTTGTGAGTACGGCAGTTGGCTGTCGACCGCCTTTACGATTATACGGTTAATCCATTTGATCGTAAAGTATTTTGGGAGTATACTTTGGCAAGTATTCTAAATACAGAAAACAGGCCGCGACTTCGCGTTCTATAAAGCAGCCTACCCTTTTTCGTTACCGAAGATTCAATTAGGCTGGACTTCACGTGGTAGAGTCTCTATATCCTCTATTTCTTTCAGCTCCCTCTGGTTCTTGGTCACGCCGAGTTCCTGAAAGCGGCGGGCTGCCGGCAGCAGCCGGGTCTGCCACGACCCTACAACCTGGTTGAACGACTCCACGGCGCTTATGAGGCCCCGGCGCATGCCGGCCAAGTGTTCCGCAAAAACGCACACCCGCTCGAACAACTGCCGACCTGCTTCGATAACCTGTTCGGCATTCTCGCTCGCCTGCTTCTGCTGCCAACTATAGGCTACCGCTTTCAACAAGGCCACAAGGGTTACCGGGGTAGCCAGTAACACCCTGCGGTTAAAAGCGTCTTCGATTAGAGCAGGGTCCTGTTCGACCGCAGCTCCGAAATACGGTTCGCCCGGCAGAAACATGACCACGAAATCGAGGCTCGATTTGAATCGGCTCTGATAGTCCTTCGATCCCAACATCTGCATGTGGTTTCTCACTGCCCGCGCGTGCCGCTGCAAAGCCTTATTTTTAGCTTCTTCCTCCTCTACTTCCACTGCGTCGAGATACGCTTCCAGCGGTGTCTTGGCGTCGATGATAATCAGGCGCCCGTTGGGAAGGTGAACAACCATGTCGGGACGCACGCGGCCATCCTCACTGTCCACCGAGAACTGGCTCGTGAAGTCACAGTAAGGCGACATCCCCACCATCTCTACTACCCGCTGCAAGGTTATCTCTCCCCAGCGGCCCCTGGTTCGGGGCGTTCTCAAGGCGGAGACCAGCTTCCTGGCCTCGCTCTGCAATAATTGCTGAGCCTGGCTCAGCTCTTCCAGGTGCCTGGTCAGGCT
The sequence above is drawn from the Syntrophothermus lipocalidus DSM 12680 genome and encodes:
- a CDS encoding trypsin-like peptidase domain-containing protein translates to MGKSRILFRVREAAYFILGALTMLAFLSSSGVISNPVEVASGTRAAAASSAAVTDSSVIPEIVARVSPAVVTINTTENISINQNPFFTDPFFRQFYGRRLRTQPQSQTVQGLGSGFIISKDGYILTNEHVVSSADEIVVSLSGDDKSYSARKVFSDYNLDLAVLKIDADRNLPTLSLGNSDSTRVGDWVIAIGNPYGLDHTVTVGVISAKSRPITIENRQYKNLLQTDASINPGNSGGPLLNLEGEVVGINTAVSSEAQGIGFAIPSNTALKAINNYIK
- the rmuC gene encoding DNA recombination protein RmuC, which encodes MVTSMEFLWGAAGFILGGLAVWLWAGVRVRVAEGLLAETKQRLVEAEEDLRLTREQLDVERTARTRAETLLAESQKKIEEERKFLDEAAQKLADSFRSLAGEALRQNNQVFLDLARQNVEAIMARARGDLGQGRQAVESLVVSLRQALEQYEREIKEMEKARREAYGSLTRHLEELSQAQQLLQSEARKLVSALRTPRTRGRWGEITLQRVVEMVGMSPYCDFTSQFSVDSEDGRVRPDMVVHLPNGRLIIIDAKTPLEAYLDAVEVEEEEAKNKALQRHARAVRNHMQMLGSKDYQSRFKSSLDFVVMFLPGEPYFGAAVEQDPALIEDAFNRRVLLATPVTLVALLKAVAYSWQQKQASENAEQVIEAGRQLFERVCVFAEHLAGMRRGLISAVESFNQVVGSWQTRLLPAARRFQELGVTKNQRELKEIEDIETLPREVQPN
- the carB gene encoding carbamoyl-phosphate synthase large subunit; the encoded protein is MPKRTDINKVLIIGSGPIVIGQACEFDYSGTQACKALKKLGYEIVLVNSNPATIMTDPGIADTTYIEPLTVKSLAAIIAKERPDAVLPNLGGQSGLNLVSELHKQGVLDKYGVKVIGVQVDAIEKGEDRTVFKETMERLGIEMPRSQAAYSVEEAEEIAKELGYPVVIRPAYTLGGTGGGLVYNLEELRTVVSRGLAASLVGQVLVEESVLGWEELELEVVRDAKNQKITVCFIENVDAMGVHTGDSFCVAPMLTISPELQERLQEYAYRVVEAIGVIGGTNIQFAHDPKTGRVVIIEINPRTSRSSALASKATGFPIAFVSCLLAAGLTLDEIPYWRDGTLEKYTPSGDYVVVKFARWAFEKFPGAIDKLGTQMKAVGEVMSIGKTYKEALQKAIRSLEINRYGLGFAKDFHERPLEDLLAMLAEPTSERQFIMYEALRKGADIEELYRLTHIKPWFIQQMKELVELEEEILKYEGSHLPDELFIKAKRDGFSDKYLAMLLGVGETEIRERRLALGLSQSWEAIPVSGVENAAYYFSTYNAPDSTTTSSRPKVMILGGGPNRIGQGIEFDYCCVHSVFALKELGYETVMVNCNPETVSTDYDTSDKLYFEPVTVEDVLSIYEKEKPIGIIVQFGGQTPLNIAQELAAAGVRILGTTPDTIDLAEDRDRFRRMMESLGIPMPEAGMAANLEEALEVAARIGYPLMVRPSYVLGGRGMEIVYDEEMLRQYVTAAVGVTPERPILIDKFLSNAVEAEADAIANGKDAFVPAVMEHIELAGIHSGDSACVIPPVTIPERHLATIEDYTKKIARELGVVGLMNIQYAIAEDKVYVLEANPRASRTVPLVSKVCNIPMAKIATEIMMTHAAGKEFPIESLKRNRLNHFGVKEAVFPFNMFPEVDPILGPEMRSTGEVLGLADSFELAYFKAQEATLSPLPTEGTVFISVNDRDKPAALEVAREFVKLGFRIRATAGTYKYLQEHGVPCEYIKKLAEGRPNVLDVITNKEIQLVINTPATKRSKQDDSYIRKAAIKNKVTYITTMAAALAGSKGIAAYRESLVSPKPPKSLQEYHKFE
- a CDS encoding sensor domain-containing diguanylate cyclase/phosphohydrolase; this encodes MKTIPIPGVGKEGYPQGLRDCGEDNTLDSKLEFLQRLVDSLPDATLAVAADGKVLVWNRAMEDMTGVKAEEVLGRGDYVYAVPFFGERRPILVDIALGKGNSWTESYEKLTRKGHIVVGEGFAPHAREGKGLYFWTLAAPIYGDDGRVLGAVQCIRDIGERKLMEEELKRLSTRDALTGLYNRNFFEEQLLCLERGRFYPVSLIICDLDGLKLVNDAWGHDRGDELLRRAASVIKGCVRASDIVARVGGDEFAVILPGADKKTAEKVMRRIKMAVDTDNTKHSDFPLSISVGSATAEDGSRPLRQLYKEADDAMYLNKLANGRDLRAATISALKTALAGKDFHNMERMKELACSLGNAVGLCQEEMDSLRLLVEMHDVGKLGVPDDVLCKPGPLTEEEMKVVQRHPETGYRIALSSGELARIAPYILQHHERWDGTGYPQRLAGEDIHLLSRILSIVDAYDAMTCQRPYRPALTHQEALNNLKQGAGTQFDPRLVSIFLTLVPEGED